A portion of the Lolium rigidum isolate FL_2022 chromosome 1, APGP_CSIRO_Lrig_0.1, whole genome shotgun sequence genome contains these proteins:
- the LOC124683310 gene encoding LRR receptor-like serine/threonine-protein kinase RGI1 — protein sequence MRHHLIFLPVLLNLLLLFTSTSTTTASSSPNTEAAFLSSWLAASPSRPPDWSPAASASPCKWSHVGCAAAGTSVTSLTFQSIHLAVPLPAGLCAALPGLVSLVVSDSNLTGGVPDDLAMCRHLATLDLSSNSLSGPIPASIGDASALESLILPPSLGQLKNLQTLSVYTAALSGPIPPELAGCGNLTEVYLYENALSGPLPQELGALTRLQKLLLWQNALTGPIPDSFGNLTQLVSLDISINSISGAIPSSLGRLPALQDLMLSDNNLTGTIPVQLANATALVQLQLDTNELSGLIPPELGRGLSSLQVLFAWQNHLEGAIPATLASMTSLQALDLSHNRLTGVIPPGLFLLRNLTKLLLLSNDLSGVIPMEIGKAASLVRLRLGGNRITGEIPAAVGGMKSIVFLDLGSNRLAGAVPAQLGDCSQLQMLDLSNNTLTGSLPESLAGVHGLQEIDVSHNQLIGAVPDTFGRLGALSRLVLAGNRLLTSLAGLDNLVTLNVSHNNLSGYLPDTKLFRELTPSSLAGNAGLCTKGGDVCFVGVDGRTSASNGEGQRAHRLKLAIALLVTATVAMVLGIIGILRARRMGGKGDGGGGGGSSDSEAGSGGDLRWPWQFTPFQKVSFSVDQVVRSLVDANIIGKGVSGVVYRVSLDSGETIAVKKLWPATTAAAAASKDAGRDSFSAEVRTLGSIRHKNIVRFLGCCWNRSTRLLMYDYMANGSLGAVLHERGGGAQLEWDVRYRIVLGSAQGLAYLHHGCSPPIVHRDIKANNILIGLDFEAYIADFGLAKLVDDVAADFGRSSNTVAGSYGYIAPEYGYMLKITAKSDVYSYGVVVLEVLTGKQPIDPTIPDGLHVVDWVRRHKGGLSGVLDPALRGRSDGEVEEMLQVMGVALLCVSPMPDERPTMKDVAAMLKEIRLEREEYAKVDVLLLKGGGNGGSLANNATVPKATSTSSTPPCRQGPGSSTCNSNSSSFSAVYPSSKAKSPFD from the exons ATGCGGCACCACCTCATCTTCCTCCCAGTCCTACTCAACCTCCTCCTCCTattcacctccacctccaccaccaccgcctcctctTCGCCCAACACAGAggccgccttcctctcctcatGGCTGGCCGCGTCGCCGTCCCGGCCGCCGGACTGgtccccggcggcgtcggcgtcCCCGTGCAAGTGGTCGCACGTCgggtgcgccgccgccggaaccTCCGTCACGTCGCTCACCTTCCAGTCCATCCACCTCGCCGTGCCGCTCCCCGCCGGCCTCTGCGCCGCGCTGCCGGGCCTCGTCAGCCTCGTCGTCTCTGACTCCAACCtcaccggcggcgtgccagatgaCCTGGCCATGTGCCGCCACCTCGCCACGCTTGACCTCAGCAGCAACTCCCTCTCGGGCCCTATCCCCGCGTCGATCGGCGACGCGTCGGCGCTTGAGTCTTTGATC CTCCCGCCGTCGCTAGGCCAGCTTAAAAACCTGCAGACGTTGTCCGTATACACCGCCGCACTCTCGGGCCCCATCCCGCCGGAGCTCGCGGGGTGCGGCAACCTCACTGAGGTGTACCTCTACGAGAACGCCCTCTCTGGCCCGCTCCCGCAAGAGCTCGGCGCGCTGACACGCCTGCAGAAGCTGCTGCTGTGGCAGAACGCGCTCACGGGCCCCATCCCGGACAGCTTCGGCAACCTGACGCAGCTCGTCTCGCTCGACATCTCCATCAACTCCATCTCGGGTGCCATACCGTCGTCGCTCGGCCGGCTGCCGGCCCTGCAGGACCTCATGCTCAGCGACAACAACCTCACCGGCACCATTCCCGTGCAGCTCGCTAACGCGACGGCGCTCGTGCAGCTGCAGCTCGACACCAACGAGCTCTCCGGCCTCATCCCGCCAGAGCTCGGCCGGGGCCTGTCCAGCCTGCAGGTGTTGTTCGCGTGGCAGAACCACCTCGAGGGCGCCATCCCGGCCACGCTCGCGTCCATGACCAGCCTCCAGGCGCTCGACCTCTCGCACAATCGCCTCACTGGCGTCATACCGCCGGGGCTCTTCTTGCTGCGCAACCTCACCAAGCTGCTGCTCCTTTCAAACGACCTCTCCGGCGTTATACCGATGGAGATTGGTAAGGCGGCGAGCCTCGTGCGGCTTAGGCTCGGCGGCAACCGCATCACTGGGGAGATCCCCGCCGCCGTGGGCGGGATGAAGAGCATCGTGTTCCTCGACCTTGGCAGCAACCGCCTAGCAGGCGCCGTGCCCGCACAGCTCGGCGACTGCTCGCAGCTCCAGATGCTCGACCTGAGCAACAACACGCTCACCGGGTCCCTGCCAGAGTCGCTCGCAGGCGTGCACGGTCTGCAAGAGATCGACGTCTCGCACAACCAGCTGATCGGTGCCGTGCCGGACACATTCGGGAGGCTGGGGGCGCTAAGCCGTCTCGTCCTCGCCGGCAACAGGCT CCTCACGTCGCTCGCCGGGCTGGACAACCTGGTGACCCTGAACGTGTCTCACAACAACCTCTCGGGGTACCTCCCCGACACAAAGCTCTTCCGGGAGCTCACGCCATCCAGCCTCGCCGGCAACGCTGGGCTGTGCACAAAAGGCGGCGACGTGTGCTTCGTCGGCGTGGATGGGAGGACGAGTGCGAGCAACGGCGAGGGGCAGCGCGCGCATCGGCTGAAGCTCGCCATCGCGCTGTTGGTGACGGCGACGGTGGCTATGGTGCTAGGGATAATCGGCATACTGAGAGCTCGCAGGATGGGCGGGAAAGGCGACGGTGGGGGCGGTGGCGGGAGCAGCGACTCGGAGGCCGGCAGTGGTGGTGACCTGAGGTGGCCGTGGCAGTTTACGCCATTCCAGAAGGTGAGCTTCTCGGTGGACCAGGTGGTGCGCAGCCTCGTGGACGCCAACATCATCGGCAAGGGTGTCTCCGGCGTGGTGTACCGCGTGAGCCTCGACTCCGGCGAGACCATCGCCGTGAAGAAGCTCTGGCCCGCCACgacggctgccgccgccgcgtccaAGGACGCCGGCCGGGACTCGTTCTCGGCGGAGGTACGCACGCTGGGCTCCATCCGGCACAAGAACATCGTGCGCTTCCTGGGCTGCTGCTGGAACCGGAGCACGCGGCTGCTCATGTACGACTACATGGCAAACGGCAGCCTCGGCGCCGTGCTCCACGAGCGCGGCGGAGGTGCGCAGCTGGAGTGGGACGTCCGGTACCGGATTGTGCTGGGATCGGCGCAGGGCCTCGCGTACCTCCACCACGGCTGCTCGCCGCCGATCGTCCACCGCGACATTAAGGCGAACAACATCCTTATCGGACTTGACTTCGAGGCCTACATCGCCGACTTCGGCCTCGCCAAGCTCGTCGACGACGTCGCCGCCGACTTCGGCCGCTCCTCCAACACCGTGGCCGGCTCCTACGGCTACATTGCCCCCG AGTACGGGTACATGCTGAAGATCACTGCAAAGAGCGACGTGTACAGCTACGGGGTGGTGGTGCTGGAGGTGCTAACAGGGAAGCAGCCGATCGACCCGACGATCCCCGACGGGCTGCACGTCGTGGACTGGGTGCGGCGGCACAAGGGCGGCCTCTCCGGCGTGCTCGACCCGGCGCTCCGGGGGCGGTCCGACGGGGAGGTGGAGGAAATGCTGCAGGTCATGGGCGTGGCCCTGCTCTGCGTCAGCCCGATGCCTGACGAACGGCCGACGATGAAGGACGTGGCCGCCATGCTCAAGGAGATCCGGCTCGAGCGAGAGGAGTACGCCAAGGTCGACGTGCTCCTGCTCAAGGGCGGCGGCAATGGCGGGTCCCTGGCGAACAATGCCACAGTGCCGAAGGCGACGTCGACGTCTAGCACGCCGCCGTGCCGACAGGGCCCTGGGAGCAGCACgtgcaacagcaacagcagcagcttctCTGCCGTCTACCCCTCGTCAAAGGCCAAATCTCCATTTGATTGA